From Candidatus Atelocyanobacterium thalassa isolate ALOHA, a single genomic window includes:
- a CDS encoding 2Fe-2S iron-sulfur cluster-binding protein, with protein MKVQVSFLPDNIIVEAEIGEPILEVAKRAGISIPTGCLMGYCHACEVELDEGESICACISAIPSGSKYVNINLYTDIGW; from the coding sequence ATGAAAGTTCAAGTTAGTTTTTTACCTGATAATATTATTGTTGAAGCTGAAATTGGAGAGCCAATACTTGAGGTGGCAAAGCGAGCTGGTATTAGCATTCCTACGGGATGTTTGATGGGATATTGTCATGCATGTGAAGTAGAGTTGGACGAAGGTGAAAGTATTTGCGCTTGTATTAGTGCAATACCTTCAGGGAGTAAATATGTAAATATCAATTTATATACTGATATAGGATGGTAA
- a CDS encoding AZOBR_p60025 family cell surface glycopolymer formation protein encodes MMSKKNINVLSSEFLSFVFTLIVVILVATYLYFIKFDHNITGFFRIGSVLPISPYLHNTKLFIYQKEIGYDGQQFLNLALDPFLNHPETLNSLDHPVYRYRRILYPLISYLFSLGNKFLIPYIMIGINIISISLIVYIMGLHYKKNEFISPYNSLLTLCVPSIWIVLSLGTSDLLSSLFLVTSFYYYHRNNYKLTALMISLGCLTRETLLIAWFSLFISSLVENKHKQIRYLLYGIIPPTLWTFYITLLDLPGKTRIDDNFGIPFLGIFHKLVNILTNGVNVSNLFELYMFVVLLASFIIIPLSTIKNNKNNLLIQICNIFYGIVFMFSSFTVLGYYLDYSRVFMDIYFLMLFNLNSIEIYRRNFLISSIGLGSSLFLIFYS; translated from the coding sequence ATGATGTCCAAAAAAAATATAAACGTATTATCTTCAGAATTTTTAAGTTTTGTCTTTACTTTAATTGTAGTGATTTTAGTTGCGACATATCTTTACTTTATTAAATTTGACCATAACATTACAGGATTTTTTCGTATTGGTTCTGTTTTACCTATCTCTCCCTATCTTCACAACACAAAATTATTTATTTATCAAAAAGAAATTGGCTATGATGGTCAACAATTTTTAAATTTAGCTCTTGATCCATTTTTAAATCATCCAGAAACACTCAATTCGCTTGACCATCCAGTCTATCGTTATCGAAGAATTTTATATCCATTAATAAGTTATTTATTCTCATTAGGGAATAAATTTTTAATTCCTTACATAATGATTGGAATTAATATTATTTCAATAAGTCTGATAGTCTATATCATGGGCTTGCACTATAAAAAAAATGAGTTTATATCTCCATATAATTCTTTATTAACTTTATGTGTTCCAAGTATTTGGATAGTACTATCTCTGGGAACATCTGACTTGCTCAGTAGCTTATTTTTAGTTACTTCTTTTTATTACTATCATAGAAATAATTATAAGCTCACAGCTTTGATGATTTCACTTGGTTGCCTAACTAGAGAAACTTTATTGATCGCTTGGTTCTCACTCTTCATATCAAGCCTTGTAGAGAATAAACACAAACAAATACGATATTTATTGTATGGAATAATTCCTCCTACTTTATGGACATTCTATATAACATTGTTAGATCTACCCGGGAAAACAAGAATTGATGATAATTTTGGTATTCCTTTTTTAGGTATTTTCCATAAACTTGTTAATATCCTGACAAATGGAGTTAATGTAAGTAATTTATTTGAGCTCTATATGTTTGTTGTATTACTTGCAAGTTTTATCATTATTCCTTTATCAACGATTAAAAATAATAAGAATAATTTATTAATACAAATTTGTAATATTTTTTATGGAATAGTCTTTATGTTTAGTAGCTTCACAGTACTTGGTTATTATTTAGATTATTCAAGGGTTTTTATGGATATTTATTTTTTAATGCTATTTAATCTAAATAGTATCGAAATCTATAGAAGAAATTTTTTAATTTCTTCTATAGGTCTAGGAAGTTCTTTATTTTTAATATTTTATTCTTGA
- the cobQ gene encoding cobyric acid synthase CobQ codes for MKTIMVVGTTSHAGKSFLTTALCRILVRQGWKVSPFKGQNMALNAYVTQDGKEIGYAQAVQAWAAKIEPRVENNPILLKPQGNMTSQVILNGEVVGVTSAEDYYQNYFKVGWKAIKTSLRSLQSEFDFCVCEGAGSPAEINLKYRDLTNMRIAKYLHASTVLIVDIDRGGAFAHVVGTLQLLDKTERSLIKGIIINKFRGQRRLLNSGIKWLENYTKIPVLGVIPWKDIMFPSEDSLDLLNRVPENSSKDISVTILKLPHIANFTDFEPLEYERSVEVKYLDLNQNIGNPDVLIIPGSKTTISDLMALHESRMAIQIKEYLKRGGVILGICGGFQMLGEAIFDPNKIEGEYKICSGLELLPMETEITSKKIVCKRETFSNYPYAGFSAMGYEIHQGVTSFSKDLETTQDSQLYYLFDDSTLGVVNKNLTIWGCYLHGIFENGTWRRMWLNNLRRKKRLPPLSTEVVNHLEQREKELDNIANLVEDFVDLTPLLK; via the coding sequence ATGAAAACCATCATGGTTGTAGGAACTACGTCTCATGCAGGTAAATCTTTTCTCACTACTGCTCTTTGTAGAATTTTAGTTCGTCAAGGATGGAAAGTTTCGCCATTTAAGGGACAAAACATGGCACTTAATGCCTATGTCACCCAAGATGGGAAAGAAATTGGTTATGCTCAAGCAGTACAGGCTTGGGCTGCAAAAATTGAACCTAGGGTGGAAAATAATCCAATTTTACTAAAGCCACAAGGAAATATGACATCACAAGTTATTCTTAATGGTGAAGTAGTTGGAGTAACCTCAGCAGAAGACTACTACCAAAATTATTTCAAAGTAGGGTGGAAAGCTATTAAAACATCTTTGAGAAGTTTACAATCAGAATTTGATTTTTGTGTATGTGAAGGTGCAGGAAGCCCAGCAGAAATTAACTTGAAGTATAGAGACTTAACAAATATGAGGATTGCTAAATATTTGCACGCTAGTACTGTACTAATAGTAGATATTGATAGAGGGGGAGCATTTGCTCATGTTGTAGGAACATTACAATTATTAGATAAAACTGAACGTTCGCTCATTAAAGGTATTATTATTAATAAATTTCGAGGTCAAAGACGACTTTTAAATTCAGGAATTAAATGGTTAGAAAATTATACTAAAATTCCTGTTTTAGGAGTAATTCCTTGGAAAGATATTATGTTTCCTTCTGAAGATTCTCTTGATCTATTAAATAGGGTTCCAGAAAACAGTTCAAAAGATATTAGTGTTACAATCCTAAAACTACCTCATATAGCTAATTTTACGGATTTTGAGCCTCTAGAATATGAAAGGTCTGTTGAAGTAAAATATCTAGATTTGAATCAAAATATAGGCAATCCTGATGTTCTCATTATTCCAGGTTCAAAAACTACTATCAGTGATTTAATGGCTCTTCATGAAAGCAGAATGGCTATACAAATAAAAGAATATTTGAAGAGGGGAGGAGTTATCCTAGGAATCTGTGGAGGATTTCAAATGTTGGGAGAAGCAATTTTCGATCCTAATAAGATCGAAGGAGAATATAAAATATGCTCAGGACTAGAACTATTGCCTATGGAGACTGAAATAACTTCCAAGAAAATAGTATGTAAACGAGAAACTTTTTCAAATTATCCCTATGCAGGCTTTAGTGCTATGGGATATGAAATACATCAAGGAGTTACAAGTTTTTCAAAAGATTTAGAAACTACTCAGGATAGTCAATTATATTATTTATTTGATGATTCTACATTAGGAGTTGTCAATAAAAACCTGACTATATGGGGATGTTATTTGCACGGAATCTTTGAAAATGGTACGTGGAGAAGAATGTGGTTAAATAATTTAAGGAGGAAAAAACGCTTACCTCCTCTTTCAACAGAGGTTGTAAATCATCTAGAACAACGTGAAAAAGAACTTGATAACATAGCAAATTTAGTTGAAGATTTCGTAGATTTAACACCACTATTAAAATAG
- a CDS encoding ribonuclease catalytic domain-containing protein: protein MEKGKLIEFRINGERRLAVVDRPEGKKDWIVIDSEGSSYKLRQQKIEYEVIGGPYIASQILEFIEDANSYLDPSSLEVAWELLVEEKRTFTSEEMANFLFSVHSSEACYAAYCLLSDDKIYFKKKGEVYEARSPGQVEEIKHQIEIENQRQRDKEVFFNNIHRRIAGEEIKWTEKDCSKLELLEKFVLQPDQNHRNAQDLLKELGQIISPNAAFDFLVSIGWWSPNENLFLKRSSYPINFPKKVLDVASSSLENLPLNFNNERIDLTHLKVYTIDDESTEEIDDGLSVEVLENNIIKLWIHIADPTYLISPGDELDLEARKRSTTLYLPTGTISMFPTELATGPMSLRQGQLCPSLSFGVILDENGAVLDYSINTSFIKPTYRLTYNDVNEILQLGITAEPELAILAKASKQRYCWRKSQGSITIKMPEASIKVKSEDEIIIDLLETSVSRQLVAEMMILAGEVAGDYCKKNNIPVPFRGQPQPELPSEEELLLLPAGPVRSCALRRCMPKGEMATIPYRHSSLGLDYYTQVTSPIRRYTDLLTHFQIKAHLSNQSLPFTLDMMQNILYSVTLSAQEASFVERQTNRYWGLEFLRRNTDQVWQGLVLRWLREDEGLGIILLEELGLELPHYFERSVQLGDHINVQVSRSDPYRDEIRFREVFKDEVEMQKI, encoded by the coding sequence GTGGAAAAAGGTAAGCTAATTGAGTTTAGGATCAACGGAGAACGTCGCTTAGCTGTCGTTGATCGTCCAGAAGGAAAAAAAGATTGGATTGTAATTGATAGTGAAGGAAGTTCATACAAATTAAGGCAACAAAAAATAGAATACGAAGTGATAGGTGGACCTTATATTGCTAGTCAAATTCTTGAATTTATTGAAGATGCTAACTCTTATCTAGATCCATCCAGCCTAGAAGTAGCGTGGGAGTTACTAGTAGAGGAGAAAAGAACTTTTACATCAGAAGAAATGGCAAATTTTCTTTTTTCTGTACATTCTTCTGAGGCTTGCTATGCCGCTTATTGCTTACTTTCTGACGATAAGATTTATTTTAAAAAGAAAGGGGAGGTCTATGAAGCTCGCTCTCCTGGACAAGTTGAAGAAATCAAACACCAAATTGAGATCGAGAATCAACGTCAGCGAGATAAAGAGGTCTTTTTTAATAACATCCATCGCAGAATAGCTGGGGAAGAAATAAAATGGACTGAAAAAGATTGTAGTAAGCTAGAACTATTAGAAAAATTTGTTCTACAGCCTGATCAAAATCATCGAAATGCGCAAGATCTTCTTAAGGAGTTAGGACAAATTATTAGTCCAAATGCTGCATTTGATTTTTTAGTAAGTATTGGGTGGTGGAGTCCAAATGAAAATTTATTCTTAAAGCGTAGCTCTTATCCTATTAATTTCCCTAAAAAGGTACTAGACGTGGCTTCTTCTTCTCTAGAAAATCTACCCTTAAATTTTAACAATGAACGTATAGATTTGACCCATTTGAAAGTCTATACTATAGATGACGAAAGTACTGAAGAAATTGATGATGGACTAAGTGTGGAAGTCTTAGAAAATAATATTATCAAGTTATGGATACATATAGCTGATCCTACTTACTTAATCAGTCCAGGAGACGAACTCGATTTAGAAGCGAGAAAACGAAGTACAACTTTATATTTGCCAACAGGGACAATTTCTATGTTTCCGACAGAATTAGCAACTGGTCCTATGAGTTTAAGACAAGGTCAATTATGTCCTTCATTAAGTTTTGGGGTCATTCTGGATGAAAATGGTGCTGTTCTTGACTACTCTATTAATACTAGCTTTATTAAGCCCACTTATCGTTTAACCTATAATGACGTTAATGAAATATTGCAATTAGGTATAACTGCTGAACCAGAATTAGCCATTTTAGCTAAAGCATCAAAACAAAGATATTGTTGGAGAAAATCTCAAGGATCAATTACTATTAAAATGCCAGAGGCATCTATTAAAGTTAAGTCTGAAGATGAAATTATAATTGATTTATTAGAAACATCTGTTTCTCGGCAGCTAGTGGCAGAAATGATGATTCTTGCTGGTGAAGTAGCTGGAGATTATTGTAAAAAAAATAATATTCCTGTCCCTTTTAGAGGACAGCCACAGCCGGAGTTACCTTCAGAAGAGGAACTGTTACTATTGCCTGCTGGGCCAGTTAGATCATGCGCATTACGCCGTTGTATGCCTAAAGGAGAGATGGCAACTATCCCATATCGTCATTCAAGCTTAGGGTTAGATTATTATACTCAAGTAACTTCTCCTATACGACGCTATACAGATTTGTTAACCCATTTCCAGATAAAAGCTCATCTTAGCAATCAATCATTACCATTTACACTAGATATGATGCAAAACATACTATATAGTGTTACTCTTTCTGCACAAGAAGCATCATTTGTTGAAAGGCAAACTAACAGATATTGGGGATTAGAATTTCTACGCCGTAATACTGATCAGGTATGGCAGGGATTAGTACTACGCTGGCTAAGAGAGGACGAAGGCTTAGGAATAATTCTCTTAGAAGAATTAGGATTAGAATTACCTCATTATTTTGAGCGATCAGTTCAGTTAGGTGACCATATTAATGTGCAAGTAAGTCGTTCTGATCCATATCGAGATGAAATCCGTTTCCGCGAAGTATTCAAAGATGAAGTTGAAATGCAAAAAATTTAA
- the rpmG gene encoding 50S ribosomal protein L33, whose amino-acid sequence MASKKGVRLIITLECTECRTNTTKRSSGVNRYTTSKNRRNTTARLELKKFCPHCNKHTTHKEIK is encoded by the coding sequence ATGGCTAGTAAAAAAGGTGTTCGACTTATTATCACTCTTGAGTGTACAGAATGTCGGACGAATACAACAAAGCGTTCATCTGGAGTTAACCGTTATACTACCAGTAAAAATCGTCGTAATACTACTGCACGGTTAGAACTTAAGAAGTTTTGTCCCCATTGCAACAAACATACTACTCATAAAGAAATTAAGTAG
- the bchL gene encoding ferredoxin:protochlorophyllide reductase (ATP-dependent) iron-sulfur ATP-binding protein, producing the protein MTLTLAVYGKGGIGKSTTSCNISTALAKRGKKVLQIGCDPKHDSTFTLTGFLIPTIIDTLQEKDFHYEDIWPEDVIYKGYAGVDCVEAGGPPAGAGCGGYVVGETVKLLKELNAFDEYDVILFDVLGDVVCGGFAAPLNYSDYCLIVTDNGFDALFAANRIAASVREKARTHPLRLAGLIGNRTSQRDLIDKYIESVPIPVLEILPLIEEIRVSRVKGKTLFEMADKDPSLEYVCEFYLNIADQLLAMPEGVIPNDAQDRELFTLLSDFYLNPPESSSGTQDQELDLMMV; encoded by the coding sequence ATGACTTTAACGCTTGCAGTTTATGGAAAAGGTGGTATTGGAAAATCAACAACAAGCTGTAATATTTCTACAGCACTAGCTAAAAGGGGGAAAAAGGTATTGCAAATAGGTTGTGATCCAAAACATGATAGTACTTTTACTTTAACTGGATTTTTAATACCAACTATTATTGATACTTTGCAAGAAAAAGATTTTCATTATGAAGATATTTGGCCTGAAGATGTTATTTACAAAGGATATGCCGGGGTAGATTGTGTAGAGGCGGGAGGGCCTCCTGCAGGAGCAGGCTGTGGTGGTTATGTTGTTGGTGAAACAGTAAAGCTACTTAAAGAATTAAATGCTTTTGATGAATATGATGTCATCTTATTTGATGTTTTAGGTGATGTAGTATGCGGAGGATTCGCAGCACCTTTAAATTACTCAGATTACTGTTTAATAGTAACAGACAATGGTTTTGATGCTTTATTCGCGGCAAATCGTATTGCAGCATCTGTTAGAGAGAAAGCAAGAACTCATCCATTACGTTTAGCTGGTTTAATAGGAAATCGTACTTCTCAACGTGACTTAATTGATAAATATATAGAATCAGTACCAATTCCTGTATTAGAAATACTTCCACTTATTGAAGAAATTCGAGTATCTCGTGTTAAGGGAAAGACCTTGTTTGAAATGGCCGATAAAGATCCTTCACTTGAGTATGTTTGTGAATTTTATTTAAATATTGCAGATCAGTTGTTAGCAATGCCTGAAGGAGTCATTCCTAACGATGCTCAAGATAGAGAGTTATTTACTTTATTATCTGATTTTTACCTTAATCCTCCGGAATCTTCTTCGGGTACCCAAGATCAGGAATTAGATTTAATGATGGTTTAG
- a CDS encoding UDP-N-acetylmuramoyl-L-alanyl-D-glutamate--2,6-diaminopimelate ligase produces MVKLYELLKKVPSIIEIPTHKALNEEVKGISTNSHSCKQEEIFIGMPGTRVDGGEFWQSAIKAGAVAVVISPQAAIKFPINDLHCVIIVEDVILTASEIATAFYSYPSEDIKMIGVTGTNGKTTTTHLIEYFLTECKKNTALIGTLYSRWNGFKQTSIHTTPFSPELQAQLSQAVIDKNEYCVIEVSSHALVQGRVKGCGFNVSIFTNLTQDHLDFHKNLENYFLAKQLLFSPEYLQGKAVVNIDDSYGERLIQYLGPQKVYSYSIENTMADFHTTNLNYKHDRIEGILKTPGGNFEFQSPLVGKFNLSNLLAAIATLFHLNIDLETVINKLPQFPGVPGRVEKIEVSEVQDISVIVDYAHTPDSLENLLKATRPFISGKVICVFGCGGDRDRSKRSIMGKICAKLADISVLTSDNPRTEEPEQILSDILEGVPKNANFWVISNRTEAIKTAILKADPGDGVLIVGKGHENYQILGTEKIYFDDREQAKESLKIRFQ; encoded by the coding sequence ATGGTAAAACTTTACGAACTATTGAAAAAGGTTCCTAGTATTATCGAAATACCAACACATAAAGCTTTAAACGAAGAAGTTAAAGGAATTTCTACCAATTCTCACTCTTGTAAGCAAGAAGAAATTTTTATTGGTATGCCAGGAACTCGTGTAGATGGAGGTGAGTTTTGGCAAAGTGCGATAAAAGCTGGTGCTGTTGCAGTTGTAATTAGTCCTCAAGCAGCCATTAAATTTCCCATAAATGATCTTCATTGTGTAATTATTGTTGAAGATGTAATACTTACGGCGTCCGAAATTGCTACAGCTTTTTATTCTTATCCTTCTGAAGATATAAAAATGATAGGAGTAACGGGTACGAATGGTAAAACCACTACTACACACTTAATTGAATATTTTTTAACTGAATGTAAAAAAAATACTGCTCTTATCGGGACTTTGTATTCTCGTTGGAACGGTTTTAAGCAAACTTCAATTCATACCACTCCCTTTTCTCCTGAATTGCAAGCACAACTATCTCAAGCAGTAATTGATAAAAATGAATACTGCGTAATTGAAGTCAGCTCTCATGCCTTAGTTCAAGGGAGAGTTAAAGGATGTGGTTTCAATGTAAGTATATTCACTAATTTGACACAGGATCATCTAGATTTTCATAAAAATCTAGAAAATTACTTCCTTGCAAAGCAATTATTATTTAGTCCAGAATATTTACAAGGAAAGGCAGTTGTTAATATAGATGATTCCTATGGAGAGAGGTTGATTCAGTACCTAGGCCCTCAGAAGGTATACAGCTATAGTATTGAAAATACTATGGCTGATTTTCATACAACTAATCTTAATTACAAACATGACCGAATTGAAGGGATCTTAAAAACACCTGGTGGAAATTTTGAATTTCAGTCTCCTTTAGTCGGTAAATTTAATTTATCAAATTTACTAGCTGCGATCGCAACATTGTTTCATTTAAATATTGACTTAGAAACAGTTATTAACAAATTACCTCAATTTCCTGGTGTTCCTGGAAGAGTGGAAAAAATAGAAGTTAGCGAAGTACAAGATATTAGCGTAATTGTTGACTATGCCCATACCCCAGATAGTTTGGAAAATCTTTTGAAAGCTACTCGCCCTTTCATTAGTGGAAAAGTGATATGTGTTTTTGGATGTGGCGGTGATCGTGATAGAAGTAAGCGTTCAATAATGGGAAAAATATGTGCAAAATTAGCTGATATTTCAGTTTTAACTTCCGATAATCCCAGGACTGAGGAACCTGAACAAATCTTGTCCGATATATTAGAAGGCGTGCCTAAGAATGCTAACTTTTGGGTAATTAGTAATCGTACTGAAGCTATCAAAACAGCTATTTTAAAAGCTGATCCAGGAGATGGAGTTTTAATTGTAGGTAAAGGACATGAAAACTATCAAATCTTGGGTACAGAAAAAATTTATTTTGACGATAGAGAACAAGCAAAAGAATCATTAAAAATTAGATTTCAGTAA
- a CDS encoding Npun_F0494 family protein, producing the protein MTLFFSNFDTKGSIFRAERALLCSPFSLDLFITMKKESVSFSKIVNTRKTKERQTLKFLSEQKIEQKLIWLIKVGILRREVDGQGITDSFRLTPLGKKIVEKWQTKSTNIPKLSLLDQMSDKFLYYLNSFI; encoded by the coding sequence GTGACCTTATTTTTTAGTAATTTTGATACCAAGGGTTCAATATTTCGAGCAGAAAGAGCATTATTATGTTCTCCTTTTTCTCTAGACTTATTTATAACAATGAAAAAAGAAAGTGTTTCCTTCTCTAAAATTGTTAATACAAGAAAAACAAAAGAAAGACAAACTTTAAAATTCTTATCTGAACAAAAGATAGAACAAAAGTTAATATGGTTAATAAAAGTAGGTATCTTGAGAAGAGAGGTTGATGGACAAGGTATCACAGATAGTTTTCGTCTAACTCCTCTAGGAAAAAAAATAGTGGAAAAATGGCAAACTAAGAGCACAAATATACCTAAACTATCGCTACTGGATCAAATGTCTGATAAGTTTCTATATTATTTAAACTCTTTTATTTAA
- a CDS encoding ferredoxin:protochlorophyllide reductase (ATP-dependent) subunit N, producing MTSVTETTSIQFECETGNYHTFCPISCVAWLYQKIEDSFFLVIGTKTCGYFLQNAMGVMIFAEPRYAMAELEEGDISAQLKDYEELKRLCLQIKRDRNPSVIVWIGTCTTEIIKMDLEGLAPQLEADLGIPIVTARANGLDYAFTQGEDTVLAAMAHKCPRVVKEEEKEERNSIYKLLNFGKKKEAIVLEDSEYAEHHPLVLFGSLPDPVVTSLTLELKKQGIKISGWLPSKRYTELPVINEGYYVCGINPFLSRTATTLMRRRKCKLIGAPFPIGPDGTRAWVEKICSVFNIEPKGLEEREAQNWKNLEDYTKLIRGKSVFFMGDNLLEISLARFLIRCGMNCQEIGIPYMDKRYQKAELDFLEQTCKEMGVSVPRIVEKPDNYNQVQRIYKLKPDLVITGMAHANPLEARGINTKWSVEFTFAQIHGFANTRDVLELVTRPLRRNNNLKDLGWEKLVKEEVKI from the coding sequence ATGACTTCTGTAACAGAAACAACATCAATACAGTTTGAATGCGAGACAGGCAACTATCATACCTTTTGTCCTATTAGTTGTGTTGCTTGGTTATACCAAAAAATAGAGGATAGTTTTTTTCTAGTAATAGGAACCAAAACCTGTGGTTATTTTTTGCAAAATGCTATGGGAGTAATGATTTTTGCTGAACCTCGTTACGCTATGGCAGAATTAGAAGAAGGAGATATTTCTGCTCAATTAAAAGATTATGAAGAACTTAAAAGGCTATGTTTACAAATTAAACGAGACAGAAATCCTAGTGTAATTGTTTGGATTGGTACTTGTACAACTGAAATTATTAAAATGGATTTAGAAGGATTGGCACCACAATTAGAAGCAGATTTGGGCATTCCTATCGTAACGGCAAGAGCTAATGGATTAGACTATGCTTTTACGCAAGGTGAAGATACTGTTTTAGCTGCCATGGCTCATAAATGTCCCAGAGTTGTAAAAGAAGAAGAAAAAGAAGAAAGAAACTCTATTTATAAATTATTAAATTTTGGAAAGAAGAAAGAAGCGATAGTATTAGAAGATTCTGAATATGCTGAACATCATCCTTTAGTCTTATTTGGATCCTTGCCTGATCCTGTAGTTACTTCTTTAACTTTAGAATTGAAGAAGCAAGGTATTAAAATTTCTGGATGGTTACCATCTAAACGATATACAGAATTACCTGTTATTAATGAAGGATATTATGTATGTGGTATTAATCCCTTCTTGTCAAGAACTGCTACCACTCTTATGCGCCGTCGCAAATGTAAATTAATCGGTGCTCCTTTTCCTATAGGACCAGATGGAACTCGTGCATGGGTTGAAAAAATTTGTTCTGTATTTAATATTGAGCCAAAGGGATTAGAGGAAAGAGAAGCACAAAATTGGAAAAATTTAGAAGACTATACTAAATTAATTAGAGGTAAATCAGTCTTCTTCATGGGAGATAATTTATTAGAAATTTCTTTGGCAAGATTTTTAATACGCTGCGGTATGAACTGTCAGGAAATTGGTATACCTTACATGGATAAGCGCTATCAAAAAGCAGAATTAGATTTTCTTGAACAAACTTGTAAAGAAATGGGAGTTTCTGTTCCAAGAATAGTTGAAAAACCTGATAACTACAATCAAGTCCAACGTATTTATAAACTAAAGCCTGATTTGGTTATTACTGGAATGGCTCATGCGAATCCATTAGAGGCAAGAGGAATTAATACAAAATGGTCAGTTGAATTTACTTTTGCACAAATCCACGGATTTGCTAATACTAGAGATGTTTTAGAGCTGGTAACTCGCCCACTACGCCGTAATAATAATTTAAAAGATCTTGGATGGGAGAAATTAGTTAAAGAAGAGGTGAAAATATAA
- a CDS encoding indolepyruvate ferredoxin oxidoreductase subunit alpha — MSHTIVTKVCEGVADCAEACPVACIHEGPGKNLKGTSWYWIDFSVCIDCGICLQVCPVKGAIIAEERPEYQEMS, encoded by the coding sequence TTGTCTCATACTATTGTTACTAAAGTTTGTGAAGGAGTTGCTGATTGTGCAGAGGCTTGTCCCGTTGCCTGTATTCATGAAGGTCCAGGTAAAAATCTTAAAGGAACTTCTTGGTATTGGATTGATTTCTCAGTTTGTATTGATTGTGGAATATGTTTGCAAGTCTGTCCTGTAAAAGGTGCCATCATAGCTGAAGAAAGACCAGAATATCAAGAGATGTCATAA
- a CDS encoding peroxiredoxin, with protein sequence MTLSVKTIAPDFVAFDEEGKRVCLSEYKGKNIVLYFYPKDDTPGCTQEAQSFRDNYKKYEDKNIIIFGVSMDNQKSHKAFKEKLNLPFQLLVDEQGKLTDLYDVAGGDYSKRVTYIIDKEGVICHIDDKVITNTHAQDILEKMS encoded by the coding sequence ATGACTTTATCTGTTAAAACCATTGCACCCGATTTTGTTGCTTTTGATGAGGAAGGAAAAAGAGTTTGCTTATCAGAATACAAGGGTAAAAACATTGTTCTGTATTTTTATCCAAAAGATGATACTCCTGGTTGTACGCAAGAGGCTCAAAGTTTTCGGGATAATTATAAGAAATATGAAGATAAAAATATAATTATTTTTGGTGTAAGTATGGATAATCAAAAATCTCATAAAGCTTTTAAGGAAAAACTCAATTTACCTTTTCAACTTTTAGTAGATGAGCAAGGAAAATTAACTGATCTTTATGATGTTGCGGGAGGGGATTATTCTAAGCGAGTTACATATATTATTGATAAAGAAGGAGTAATTTGCCATATTGATGACAAAGTTATTACTAATACTCATGCCCAAGATATTTTAGAGAAAATGAGCTAG
- the rpsR gene encoding 30S ribosomal protein S18 → MSYYRKRLSPIPPKQPIDYKDTELLRKFITERGKILPRRITGLTAKQQRALTTAVKRARILALLPFVNKEA, encoded by the coding sequence ATGAGCTATTATCGTAAACGTCTATCCCCTATACCTCCTAAACAACCAATAGATTATAAAGATACTGAATTGCTTAGGAAGTTTATTACTGAACGAGGCAAAATTCTTCCTCGACGCATTACGGGTCTGACAGCAAAACAACAGAGAGCGTTAACGACAGCAGTTAAACGAGCAAGAATTCTTGCCTTATTGCCTTTTGTTAATAAGGAAGCCTAA